Proteins encoded by one window of Thioclava nitratireducens:
- a CDS encoding DUF302 domain-containing protein, translated as MANHYYIAKTLPGFDFDATVEAVVKALGDEGFGVLSDIDVSATMKAKLGEDFHPYRILGACNPTLAHKALSAEDKIGVMLPCNVIVQAVDDGVEVAAVNPAVAMARVDNSALMPIAEEVRGRLECVIDAI; from the coding sequence ATGGCAAATCACTATTACATCGCCAAAACTCTACCGGGTTTCGACTTTGACGCAACCGTCGAGGCAGTCGTCAAAGCGCTCGGCGACGAAGGCTTTGGCGTGTTGAGCGATATTGATGTATCAGCAACGATGAAGGCCAAGCTGGGAGAGGATTTCCACCCCTACCGGATCCTCGGAGCTTGCAACCCGACGCTGGCGCACAAGGCATTGTCGGCCGAGGACAAGATCGGCGTGATGCTGCCCTGCAACGTTATTGTCCAGGCCGTCGATGATGGCGTCGAGGTTGCCGCCGTCAACCCGGCGGTCGCCATGGCCCGTGTCGACAACTCCGCCCTTATGCCGATCGCCGAAGAGGTGCGCGGAAGACTTGAATGCGTCATCGACGCTATCTGA